In a single window of the Candidatus Nanopelagicales bacterium genome:
- a CDS encoding AMP-binding protein codes for MRRPDLSQVRQLTTAGFSAWRSSGLTVPINPLTGVRLGRDLLVHGVSPAIGWAAGADRHPDQLALIDQYDVTLTQHQAEDLTRRTTAFLRTTGLAPGRTAAVYGRNSAGFAVAIAAVARSGADLVYFESRLHRRPGDVLVQ; via the coding sequence GTGAGACGCCCGGATCTGTCCCAAGTCCGACAACTCACGACCGCCGGCTTCTCAGCGTGGCGTTCGTCCGGGCTGACGGTTCCCATCAACCCGCTCACCGGTGTGCGCCTGGGCCGAGATCTGCTGGTCCACGGTGTGTCTCCCGCCATCGGATGGGCCGCCGGCGCCGACCGCCACCCCGACCAACTCGCCCTGATCGACCAGTACGACGTGACCCTCACCCAGCATCAGGCCGAAGACCTCACCCGGCGGACAACCGCCTTCTTGCGGACGACAGGTCTGGCGCCCGGCCGCACGGCGGCCGTGTACGGACGCAACTCGGCGGGATTCGCGGTGGCGATCGCCGCTGTCGCGCGATCCGGGGCCGACCTCGTCTACTTCGAATCCCGGCTTCACCGCCGACCAGGTGACGTCCTTGTGCAGTGA